A genomic stretch from Setaria viridis chromosome 1, Setaria_viridis_v4.0, whole genome shotgun sequence includes:
- the LOC117863386 gene encoding uncharacterized protein: MAPLAILLRQGRRAHAHARGLPLSRALSNTTASTDPGATTGSSARRRLRREFDPDRAVSILETIDTASMSAGATRNTLSVAARRLSVAGRVADAEALISSYLVACTTEPYLAAVLCSYASANLHEKALDAFRSTAPSLPTPISALPFNALLSTFLRCRRHHRIPALFAELSKEFSITPNDTSYGILVKAYCMNRDDAKAKQTLDQMREQGISPTTKIYTPLIDSMYKQKKTEEAELLWKEMVESGCKPDVAVYNVKVMYYGLYGKLEEVMEVMEEMEADGVKPDIITYNFLMSSYCRNGKFVDAKAVYHSLAEKRFSPNAATYKYMLAGLCANGDFDAGLGIFKESLKRNKVPDFFTMKGFVEGLVKGGMVAEAKKVIADMHKKFRVSGWKKLEKELGLDLDSGDTSCSKGTSGKIVAEAKSVAADAEALELEGSAAEETAVSEESSDDEVPVPGEIPRGPT, from the coding sequence ATGGCTCCGCTCGCGATCCTCCTCCGCCAGGGCCGCCGCGCCCATGCCCACGCCCGTGGCCTCCCCCTCTCCCGTGCGCTCTCCAACACCACAGCCAGCACCGACCCTGGCGCCACCACGGGGTCCAGCGCCaggcggcgcctccgccgcgagTTCGATCCGGACCGCGCGGTCTCCATCCTGGAGACCATCGACACGGCCTCCATGTCGGCCGGCGCCACCCGCAACACACTCtccgtcgccgcgcgccgcctctccGTAGCCGGCCGCGTCGCCGATGCGGAGGCGCTCATATCCTCCTATCTCGTTGCGTGCACAACCGAGCcctacctcgccgccgtcctgtgCTCCTACGCCTCCGCCAACCTCCACGAGAAGGCCCTTGACGCCTTCCGCTCCACTGCGCCGTCCCTCCCGACCCCCATCTCCGCGCTCCCATTCAACGCCCTCCTCTCCACCTTCCTAAGatgtcgccgccaccaccgaaTCCCTGCCCTCTTCGCCGAGCTCTCAAAGGAGTTCTCCATCACCCCCAACGACACATCCTACGGCATCCTTGTCAAAGCCTACTGCATGAACCGCGACGATGCTAAGGCGAAGCAAACCTTGGATCAAATGCGTGAGCAAGGTATCTCGCCGACCACCAAAATCTACACCCCATTGATCGATTCAATGTATAAGCAGAAGAAGACAGAGGAGGCTGAGCTCTTGTGGAAGGAAATGGTAGAGAGTGGATGCAAACCTGATGTGGCGGTGTATAATGTGAAGGTCATGTATTACGGACTGTATGGGAAACTGGAAGAGGTTATGGAGGTGatggaggagatggaggcggaTGGAGTGAAGCCGGACATCATCACCTACAATTTCCTCATGTCTAGCTATTGCAGAAATGGAAAATTTGTGGATGCCAAGGCTGTGTATCATTCACTAGCTGAGAAGAGGTTCTCCCCAAATGCTGCTACATACAAGTATATGTTGGCAGGGCTGTGTGCCAATGGTGACTTTGATGCTGGGTTGGGCATCTTCAAGGAAAGCTTGAAGAGGAACAAGGTACCAGATTTTTTTACAATGAAAGGGTTCGTTGAGGGATTGGTAAAGGGAGGGATGGTGGCTGAGGCCAAGAAGGTTATTGCAGATATGCATAAGAAGTTCCGAGTGTCTGGGTGGAAGAAGCTTGAGAAGGAGCTTGGGTTGGACTTAGATAGCGGGGACACTTCTTGTTCAAAAGGTACATCTGGAAAAATTGTTGCTGAAGCAAAGTCTGTTGCTGCGGATGCAGAGGCACTTGAGCTTGAAGGATCTGCTGCCGAGGAAACTGCTGTATCAGAAGAATCCAGTGATGATGAGGTGCCTGTGCCTGGGGAAATTCCACGAGGTCCCACCTAA
- the LOC117855841 gene encoding uncharacterized protein: MGRKPSAAAAAAAAAAATADDESLAATMPADLLAAADCGGVHGHALFFDALVQLIPPRFYLPSGDEDRPWYQGLSKAAKAAMKAQSRANVKAARRARLDPSAPPASTLDLLKKSVADQAAEEEDGDDEEGKSGEEGEESGDEASSEDEDADEVEEDEEDGDEKDEMPIAPAAVVSEDRSVTYEELRERLHRRIAELRGNRCTRPEFLNKPKKEKGKKAKGKNEKKGKGEGKKRKRDDGTEDAEDKDGKKAKKAEEKPDIMYANVVVDPKEARRRKKRRIKNKKKELEQAKRLQEAKQDPEKANKIAWDTARRRAAGEKVHDDPKLIKESLKKEEKRQQKHAAQWKERQKTVDNQRKEKQKKRTENIRERAHQKKMRKIEKREKKLMRPGFEGRKDGYVNE; encoded by the coding sequence ATGGGCAGGaaaccctccgccgccgccgccgccgccgccgccgccgcggcaacgGCCGACGACGAATCCCTCGCGGCCACCATGCCCGCCGACCTCCTGGCCGCTGCCGACTGCGGCGGCGTCCACGGTCACGCCCTCTTCTTCGACGCCCTCGTGCAGCTCATTCCTCCGCGCTTCTACCTCCCGTCCGGCGATGAGGACCGCCCCTGGTACCAGGGCCTCTCCAAGGCCGCCAAGGCGGCTATGAAGGCCCAGTCCCGCGCCAACGTCAAGGCggctcgccgcgcgcgcctcgacccctccgcgccgccggcctccacccTGGACCTCCTCAAGAAGTCCGTTGCCGAccaggcggcggaggaagaagatggcgaCGATGAGGAGGGGAAGTCAGGAGAAGAGGGCGAGGAATCTGGGGATGAGGCAAGCTCCGAGGATGAAGATGCTGATGAggtagaggaggatgaggaagacggGGATGAGAAGGATGAGATGCCGATTGCGCCGGCGGCAGTGGTGTCCGAGGATCGGTCGGTGACCTACGAGGAGCTGCGGGAGCGGCTTCATCGCCGCATCGCGGAGCTCCGTGGCAACCGGTGCACTAGGCCTGAGTTCTTGAATAAGCccaagaaggagaagggcaAGAAGGCAAAGGGGAAGAATGAGAAGAAGGGAAAGGGCGAAGGCAAGAAGAGAAAGCGTGATGATGGCACAGAGGATGCAGAGGACAAGGATGGGAAAAAGGCCAAGAAGGCGGAGGAGAAGCCAGATATCATGTATGCGAACGTGGTTGTTGACCCAAAGGaagcaaggaggaggaagaagaggaggattaagaacaagaagaaggagcTGGAGCAGGCTAAGCGGTTGCAGGAGGCAAAGCAGGATCCTGAGAAGGCGAACAAGATCGCGTGGGATACGGCAAGAAGACGGGCTGCTGGGGAGAAGGTGCATGATGACCCCAAGTTGATTAAGGAGAGCTTGAAGAAGGAGGAAAAGCGGCAGCAGAAACATGCTGCTCAGTGGAAGGAGAGGCAGAAAACTGTGGACAATCAGAGGAAGGAGAAGCAGAAGAAAAGAACAGAGAACATCCGGGAGCGGGCACACCAGAAGAAGATGCGCAAGATTGAGAAGCGTGAGAAAAAGCTTATGCGCCCTGGATTTGAGGGGCGCAAGGATGGTTATGTCAATGAGTAA